A stretch of Gimesia chilikensis DNA encodes these proteins:
- a CDS encoding peroxiredoxin family protein, with the protein MSLTLPASLQRYFLSLTTVAGLLCFSAGPVLSADKTEATKEKSAEAESTAKESTESDDVLAGHSYHGEVFNEGPRRAAYLMGDTGDVHFDVTVKNPEAQKFLDQGLGQLHGFWYLEAERSFRHAANLDKDCAMAFWGAAMCNLKNEKRAKGFIEEANKRLDKITPREKKYIKALEDYINADKKKSKERNEAYTKALEDLIIEYPDDLEAKAFLAVHLYQSRSASTSYVAAEALLQDIFAKNSMHPAHHYRIHLWDHRKPEMALTSAANCGQSSPGIAHMWHMPGHIYSRLKRYQDAVWQQEASARVDHAHMMRDAVMPDQIHNYAHNNEWLIRNLIFIGRVHDAVDLAKNMISLPQHPKYNTLKKRGSAKYGRMRLLQVLRTYELWDDIIALSQTPYLEPTEEEDEQLNRLRYLGLAYFQSGRASEGEQVIAQLQKRLETLETEKTKAEADAEQKAKNPEKADDKPTDEKSDSKTDEKKDAKKDGKADSKKKAAPTEKDIKAAKEKAGKPFVARIKKVQKHIDALQGHQTIAAGDFKKGHELLKKAGGADDVYLIVVQWKSGDAEKAEKALRKLIGSHKNEVQPQATLVELLWQSGKKEEAKKEFDKLRKLSATIDLDVPLFTRLAPVAEAAGYAGDWRIENKLASDVGDRPDLKTLGPFRWEPSPAPTWQLKDAKGQLRTSDEFKGKPHVLIFYLGYSCLHCAQQLQAFAPMVKEFEQAGFPLMAISTDDQEGLKTSIKNYDKGDLPSPLFSNSKLDVFKSFHVYDDFEKQPLHGTFIIDAKGNVVWQDISYEPFMDPEFVLKEAKRLLPQHGGKEELSALSGK; encoded by the coding sequence ATGAGTTTGACCCTCCCCGCATCCCTGCAGCGTTATTTTCTCTCCCTGACCACAGTCGCTGGCCTGCTCTGTTTTTCAGCCGGACCGGTACTGAGTGCCGACAAGACCGAGGCGACGAAAGAGAAGTCTGCCGAAGCCGAGTCGACCGCGAAAGAGTCTACTGAGTCTGATGACGTGCTGGCGGGCCATTCGTATCATGGTGAAGTCTTCAACGAGGGACCGCGGCGGGCTGCTTACCTGATGGGAGACACCGGCGACGTACACTTCGACGTGACGGTGAAGAATCCGGAAGCTCAGAAGTTTCTGGATCAGGGGCTGGGACAGTTGCACGGATTCTGGTACCTGGAAGCCGAGCGTTCCTTCCGGCATGCGGCCAATCTCGACAAAGACTGTGCGATGGCCTTTTGGGGCGCTGCGATGTGCAACCTGAAAAACGAGAAGCGGGCCAAGGGGTTCATCGAAGAAGCAAACAAACGGCTCGACAAGATCACGCCACGAGAGAAGAAATATATCAAGGCGCTGGAAGACTACATCAATGCCGACAAGAAAAAGAGCAAGGAACGTAATGAAGCTTATACCAAAGCGCTGGAAGACCTGATCATCGAATATCCCGATGACCTGGAAGCCAAGGCGTTCCTGGCGGTGCACCTGTATCAATCGCGGTCTGCCAGCACGAGCTATGTGGCAGCGGAAGCCCTGCTGCAGGACATTTTCGCTAAGAACTCGATGCACCCTGCCCACCACTATCGAATTCATCTGTGGGATCATCGCAAGCCGGAGATGGCGTTGACCTCAGCAGCGAACTGCGGTCAGTCCTCCCCCGGAATCGCCCACATGTGGCACATGCCCGGTCACATTTATTCGCGGCTCAAACGCTACCAGGATGCGGTCTGGCAGCAGGAAGCTTCGGCCCGTGTGGACCACGCCCACATGATGCGGGATGCGGTCATGCCGGACCAGATTCACAACTATGCCCACAACAACGAATGGCTGATCCGCAACCTGATTTTCATTGGTCGCGTGCACGATGCGGTGGATCTGGCGAAGAACATGATCTCACTGCCTCAGCACCCTAAATACAACACACTCAAAAAACGCGGGAGTGCCAAGTACGGACGGATGCGTCTGCTGCAGGTTTTGCGCACCTACGAACTGTGGGACGATATTATCGCACTCAGTCAGACACCTTACCTCGAGCCGACCGAAGAGGAAGACGAGCAGCTGAATCGCCTGCGTTACCTGGGACTGGCTTATTTCCAGAGTGGTCGCGCTTCCGAGGGGGAGCAGGTGATCGCACAACTGCAGAAACGGTTAGAGACTCTGGAGACTGAGAAAACCAAAGCAGAGGCCGACGCAGAGCAGAAGGCAAAGAATCCCGAGAAAGCCGACGATAAGCCGACCGACGAAAAGTCTGATTCCAAAACAGACGAGAAAAAAGACGCAAAAAAAGACGGGAAAGCAGATTCCAAAAAGAAAGCCGCCCCGACCGAGAAGGACATTAAAGCGGCAAAAGAAAAAGCGGGCAAGCCGTTTGTGGCCCGCATCAAGAAAGTCCAGAAACACATCGATGCCCTGCAGGGGCACCAGACGATCGCAGCGGGTGACTTCAAGAAAGGACACGAGTTGCTGAAGAAAGCCGGTGGTGCCGACGACGTTTACCTGATTGTCGTTCAATGGAAATCAGGCGATGCGGAAAAAGCAGAGAAGGCCCTGCGAAAGCTGATCGGTTCACATAAGAATGAAGTGCAGCCCCAGGCGACGCTGGTCGAACTGCTCTGGCAGTCCGGCAAGAAGGAAGAGGCGAAGAAAGAGTTTGACAAGCTGAGAAAGCTGTCTGCCACCATCGACCTGGATGTGCCCCTCTTCACTCGACTGGCGCCGGTCGCCGAGGCAGCCGGTTATGCCGGAGACTGGCGGATTGAAAACAAACTGGCCAGCGATGTCGGCGATCGCCCCGATCTGAAAACCCTGGGACCGTTCCGCTGGGAACCCTCCCCTGCTCCGACCTGGCAGCTCAAGGACGCGAAAGGCCAGCTCCGCACTTCTGATGAGTTCAAGGGCAAGCCGCATGTGTTGATCTTTTATCTGGGTTATAGCTGTCTGCACTGTGCGCAGCAGCTGCAGGCGTTCGCCCCGATGGTCAAGGAGTTCGAGCAGGCCGGTTTCCCGCTGATGGCGATTAGCACTGACGACCAGGAAGGCCTGAAGACGTCCATCAAGAATTACGACAAAGGGGATTTGCCGAGCCCGCTGTTTTCAAACAGCAAGCTGGATGTCTTTAAGTCGTTCCATGTCTACGACGATTTCGAAAAGCAGCCCCTGCACGGTACTTTCATTATCGATGCGAAAGGGAATGTCGTCTGGCAAGACATCAGCTACGAACCGTTTATGGATCCCGAGTTCGTATTGAAGGAAGCCAAACGCCTGCTGCCGCAGCACGGGGGTAAAGAAGAGCTGAGTGCCCTTTCCGGGAAGTGA
- a CDS encoding MoaD/ThiS family protein produces the protein MARVCFTPNLERHLACAAAEVSGTSVRDALDQVFENQQQLRGYVLDDQNRLRQHMVIFIDGKTIVDRVHLSDAVAPDSEIYVMQALSGG, from the coding sequence ATGGCTCGAGTCTGTTTTACCCCCAACCTGGAACGCCACCTGGCCTGCGCGGCAGCGGAGGTCTCCGGTACTTCCGTACGTGATGCACTGGACCAGGTGTTTGAAAATCAACAGCAGCTAAGGGGTTACGTTCTCGACGACCAGAATCGACTGCGGCAGCACATGGTGATTTTTATCGACGGCAAAACCATCGTCGACCGGGTTCATCTCAGCGATGCCGTCGCGCCCGACAGTGAAATTTACGTGATGCAGGCACTCTCCGGCGGTTAA
- a CDS encoding WD40/YVTN/BNR-like repeat-containing protein, with translation MSARLHVATRKGLFQLKRHSGQWSIGRHDFEGAHVSMSLHNPRNGMTYAALNHGHFGVKLHRSSDQGANWEELTPPAYPEGAVKGADPFTANGEPKPASLNEIWSLETGGRDQPDRLWCGTIPGGLFRSDDAGTSWQLVESLWNAPERMQWFGGGKDDPGIHSICVHPKNSQQVAVAISCGGVWVTQDDGATWNCQTTGMFAEYMPPEQAENPNVQDPHRMVQSPSRPDTCWVQHHNGVFRTTDGIQSWHAIEGIQPSKFGFAVAVHPQRPDTAWFVPAVKDENRVPVGGKFVIARTTDGGQSSQVLTRGLPTGKSYDIVYRHALDVDDSGDVLAVGSTTGNLWISEDGGDSWQTISSNLPPIYCVRFAKA, from the coding sequence ATGAGCGCTCGACTGCACGTTGCCACACGCAAAGGTCTGTTTCAGCTCAAACGACACTCCGGGCAATGGTCCATCGGTCGACACGATTTCGAAGGCGCCCACGTCTCGATGTCGCTGCATAATCCCCGCAACGGGATGACCTATGCCGCTTTGAACCACGGACACTTCGGCGTAAAACTGCACCGCAGCAGCGACCAGGGAGCGAACTGGGAAGAACTCACACCTCCCGCTTATCCGGAAGGCGCCGTGAAAGGGGCAGACCCGTTTACCGCCAACGGAGAACCGAAGCCCGCCAGCCTGAATGAAATCTGGTCGCTGGAAACCGGGGGCCGCGATCAGCCCGACCGCCTCTGGTGCGGCACCATTCCCGGCGGACTGTTCCGCTCCGACGATGCCGGCACCAGTTGGCAGTTGGTCGAATCATTGTGGAATGCTCCCGAGCGGATGCAATGGTTCGGCGGCGGCAAAGACGATCCCGGCATTCACTCCATCTGCGTGCATCCGAAGAACAGTCAGCAGGTCGCGGTCGCCATCTCCTGTGGTGGCGTCTGGGTGACCCAGGATGACGGCGCCACCTGGAACTGTCAGACTACCGGCATGTTCGCCGAGTACATGCCCCCCGAACAGGCTGAGAACCCCAATGTACAGGACCCGCACCGCATGGTGCAGTCCCCCTCGCGACCGGACACCTGTTGGGTTCAACATCATAACGGCGTCTTCCGCACCACGGACGGCATTCAATCCTGGCACGCCATCGAGGGCATCCAGCCTTCGAAGTTCGGTTTCGCCGTCGCCGTCCACCCGCAGCGTCCCGATACCGCCTGGTTCGTTCCCGCAGTCAAAGACGAGAACCGCGTTCCCGTTGGAGGCAAGTTCGTCATCGCCCGCACCACGGACGGCGGCCAGTCCTCGCAGGTCCTCACCAGAGGCCTGCCGACAGGTAAGAGTTACGACATCGTCTACCGCCACGCCCTCGACGTGGATGACAGCGGTGACGTCCTCGCCGTCGGCAGCACCACCGGCAACCTCTGGATCTCAGAAGACGGCGGCGACTCCTGGCAAACCATCTCCAGCAACCTCCCCCCCATCTACTGCGTAAGGTTCGCCAAAGCGTAA
- a CDS encoding leucine-rich repeat domain-containing protein, whose translation MTQTEPNPKRVSRLRWVRRGIGLVVVAGLVLFVVPGIKHSRAIQQLKSNPKISIESEPNWVLGRLPYSWQNWIQSNVSREVWDSLQRPFEINCSQQALSDADLAAIGRMTNLKLIDLNDATFSEKGFSQLAGLHKLRALVLNGSSINDAGLSHLEGFAELETLVLGNTAISDRGLQHLQNLRRLEFLDLHETAISDAGMQFLSGLTNLESVDLGGANVGNAGLACLNNNRKLKSLNLMNTQVTDVGMVTLESFPDLESLDLTHTQVGSTGVRHLQGLKQLEQLYLAQTNVSDSGMQALSGLLARRGLNLLETQVTDAGLKHLAGLVYLNILELSGTDVSDTGLQHLDGLTQLEFLFLGETRAGNAGLPFIKDLTRLQMLILSNTPVNDDGLTQLSGMTNLRLLNLQATQVTDAGLVHLEGLTRLRSLYTENTRVTPAGLARLRKKLPKLTD comes from the coding sequence ATGACCCAAACCGAACCGAATCCAAAACGCGTGAGTCGCCTGCGTTGGGTCCGGCGGGGGATCGGGCTGGTGGTTGTGGCGGGTCTGGTGCTGTTTGTCGTGCCGGGAATTAAGCACAGCCGGGCAATTCAACAGCTGAAATCGAATCCGAAGATTTCGATCGAATCGGAGCCGAACTGGGTGCTGGGCCGGTTGCCTTATTCCTGGCAGAACTGGATTCAGTCGAATGTGAGCCGAGAGGTCTGGGATTCATTGCAGCGGCCCTTCGAAATCAACTGCAGTCAACAGGCACTCAGTGACGCCGACCTGGCTGCCATCGGTCGTATGACGAATCTGAAACTTATCGATTTGAATGACGCTACGTTCTCTGAAAAGGGTTTTTCTCAACTGGCGGGCCTGCACAAACTGAGAGCACTGGTCCTGAACGGATCGAGTATCAATGATGCGGGGCTGTCGCATCTCGAAGGGTTCGCAGAGCTGGAGACTCTCGTGCTGGGGAACACCGCGATCAGTGATCGTGGTCTGCAGCATCTTCAGAACCTGCGCCGACTGGAGTTTTTAGATTTACATGAGACCGCGATCAGTGATGCGGGCATGCAGTTCCTCTCCGGTCTGACGAACCTGGAATCAGTGGACTTGGGAGGGGCGAATGTGGGCAATGCCGGTCTAGCCTGTCTCAACAATAACCGAAAGTTGAAAAGTCTCAATTTAATGAACACCCAGGTGACCGATGTAGGAATGGTGACCCTGGAATCATTCCCCGATTTAGAGTCACTGGACCTGACTCATACGCAGGTCGGAAGTACCGGAGTGCGTCATTTACAGGGATTGAAACAACTGGAGCAACTCTATCTTGCCCAGACGAATGTGAGTGACTCTGGGATGCAGGCTCTGTCGGGGCTGCTAGCCCGACGGGGACTCAATCTGCTAGAGACTCAAGTGACTGATGCCGGGCTAAAGCATCTAGCAGGACTGGTGTATTTAAATATCCTGGAACTCAGCGGTACTGACGTCAGTGATACCGGATTGCAACACCTGGACGGGCTTACCCAACTCGAATTTCTGTTCCTGGGTGAGACCCGGGCGGGTAATGCCGGATTGCCGTTTATCAAAGATCTAACACGATTGCAGATGTTGATCTTGTCTAATACGCCAGTGAACGATGACGGACTGACACAACTCAGCGGAATGACGAACCTCCGCTTGCTAAACCTACAAGCGACTCAAGTCACGGATGCAGGTCTGGTGCATCTGGAGGGCCTGACCAGACTGAGATCACTTTATACGGAGAACACCCGAGTCACCCCCGCGGGCCTGGCCCGATTGCGTAAGAAGTTGCCGAAACTTACCGATTGA
- a CDS encoding PA0069 family radical SAM protein produces MRHGSHINPPNRFESKYAEPDLEQLEWDDEYLSRPRRIEYLDDQTKSIVTENDSPDLNFRFSVNPYRGCAHGCSYCYARPFHEYLGYNAGLDFETKIMVKRDAPKLFRDFLSRSDWQPELIAFSGITDCYQPAEREFQLTRQCLEVASEANQPVGIVTKNALVVRDLDILQSMAQRSLVNVSLSITTLDPELAREMEPRTSIPAARLRAIRELSAAGVPTKVMVSPIIAGLNDHEIPAILQAAKEAGARSASYIMLRLPLTVEPVFLEWLERTQPTRKERVISRIRQTRDGKLNSAEFGTRIRGTGEISEQIGNLFQVFARKHGLDERLPAFDFTQFRPPTTGKGQQWLF; encoded by the coding sequence ATGCGGCACGGTTCTCACATCAATCCCCCCAACCGGTTTGAGTCGAAGTACGCCGAACCGGATCTGGAGCAACTGGAATGGGATGACGAATATCTCTCCCGGCCCCGGCGGATTGAATACCTGGACGATCAGACGAAGTCGATCGTAACCGAGAACGACTCTCCCGATCTCAACTTCCGCTTCAGCGTCAATCCATATCGGGGTTGTGCGCATGGTTGCAGTTACTGTTATGCGCGACCCTTTCATGAATACCTGGGGTACAACGCGGGGCTGGACTTTGAAACGAAGATCATGGTCAAGCGGGATGCGCCGAAGCTGTTTCGCGACTTTCTGAGCCGCAGTGACTGGCAGCCCGAACTGATTGCTTTTTCCGGCATCACGGATTGCTATCAGCCCGCGGAACGCGAGTTCCAGCTGACGCGACAATGTCTGGAAGTCGCGTCGGAAGCGAATCAGCCGGTGGGAATTGTCACGAAGAATGCGCTCGTCGTGCGCGATCTGGATATTCTGCAATCCATGGCGCAGCGGTCGCTGGTGAATGTCAGTCTGTCGATCACGACGCTCGACCCGGAACTGGCCCGCGAGATGGAACCCCGCACGAGTATTCCTGCGGCCCGGTTGCGGGCGATTCGCGAGCTCTCCGCGGCGGGAGTGCCGACGAAGGTGATGGTCTCGCCGATTATTGCCGGTTTGAACGATCATGAAATCCCTGCGATTCTACAAGCGGCGAAAGAGGCGGGAGCACGCTCGGCCAGTTATATCATGCTCCGTCTGCCACTGACGGTGGAGCCGGTGTTCCTGGAATGGCTGGAGCGGACGCAACCCACGCGGAAGGAGCGGGTCATCAGCCGGATCCGACAGACGCGGGACGGGAAACTCAACAGCGCCGAGTTCGGCACGCGGATTCGTGGGACCGGTGAGATCTCCGAACAGATTGGCAATCTGTTTCAGGTCTTCGCGCGCAAGCATGGTCTGGATGAGCGGTTGCCGGCGTTTGACTTTACGCAGTTCCGTCCGCCGACCACGGGCAAAGGACAACAGTGGTTGTTTTGA
- a CDS encoding PAS domain S-box protein: MSHATTSELLDEVTRLRRRVGELEQEYRRIDAGAKTPASRGPVGLPANRSDSTHSLLDALPCAVCECDLSGTILLANTTFAELHGYPQFELTNRHYADLVADERDRAAYRTALEQLGVGKISSHTQELVHCRQDGKRISLEVKWQCQRDASDAVTGLLAVVNEVRRTVTGGEQEIDLAGQYFRLVREMILVIDAEQKITLINPHGCRLLEAEESEILGVNWFDHFLPVSNREEVRTLFDQLMRGENRPVEFFENDIQTATGRVKRVAWHNSILRDDADNIIGTLSVGIDITERLEEQQALRESKQIFQQISEHVNEMLWVSSADLQKVYYISPKYEEFWGLTCQSAYDDATLWIERIHPDDRERLMQSMNRKIQGDFSETDFPQFRVVHPDGSFRWLEARSFPVYNEQQEVTRLVGVIDDITQRKRDEDAILKVNEELEERVRQRTSELAWKTAQFSALFENLPDKVLVINHDGEIVNFNGSHRERLFSDVDVSSGKKIWDLLPDEIRLPFTEAIQRVQAERKRESIDYPRTIEGQQHWYRARVQPYLQDEILIIIEDISEQKISEIELNKTHDKLSEAQRLAHIGSWEWDVTDDSLWWSEEVFRIFDLPSDTFRPTYPSFLKTIHPEDRGLLERVVEQSILNDLPYSIEHRIIRPDGEVRYVHERGAVKKDTRGNVISMHGTVQDITERYTAARKTQEYRDILAHASRLAIMGELTAGISHELNQPLTAMANYSSAMKTRIEQGLDVSDLVQRIEALSHRSGDIVRRLKSMAEKRPQELMRFNILDSIRSTLQLIEYELRQKQIDVQLVCESRMLVVYADRVQIEQVLSNLFLNAMDAMSEMPLSRRLTIEVAPAGEFMVRVTVSDTGPGVPDDFVGQLFTPFTTNKQGGLGIGLSLSRSLVEASGGKICYSPKSDSGASFDVFLPCRKMDE, encoded by the coding sequence ATGTCACACGCTACGACGTCGGAACTTCTGGATGAAGTGACCCGCCTCCGCCGCCGCGTCGGTGAACTGGAACAGGAATATCGCCGGATCGATGCGGGAGCAAAAACACCCGCTTCGCGGGGGCCTGTCGGGCTGCCTGCTAATCGATCAGACTCGACGCATTCCTTGCTCGACGCGCTGCCTTGTGCCGTCTGTGAATGCGACCTTTCGGGGACAATCCTGTTGGCGAACACCACTTTTGCAGAGTTGCACGGATATCCGCAGTTTGAACTCACAAACAGGCATTATGCTGACCTGGTTGCCGATGAACGGGATCGTGCTGCTTACCGTACGGCGTTGGAGCAACTGGGTGTGGGAAAAATATCGTCTCACACTCAGGAATTGGTTCACTGCCGACAGGACGGCAAACGGATTTCGTTAGAGGTAAAGTGGCAGTGCCAGCGGGATGCTTCAGACGCGGTTACCGGGCTGCTGGCTGTTGTAAATGAAGTCAGAAGGACTGTCACAGGGGGGGAACAGGAAATCGATCTGGCCGGACAGTACTTTCGGCTGGTGCGGGAGATGATCCTGGTGATCGATGCCGAGCAGAAGATCACGCTGATCAATCCGCATGGCTGTCGTTTGCTGGAGGCGGAAGAGTCAGAAATTCTGGGGGTGAACTGGTTCGATCATTTTTTGCCCGTCAGTAATCGCGAGGAAGTGCGGACCCTGTTCGATCAATTAATGCGTGGGGAAAACAGGCCTGTTGAATTCTTTGAAAATGACATTCAGACAGCGACAGGGAGAGTGAAACGGGTTGCCTGGCACAATTCCATTTTGCGGGATGATGCAGACAACATAATCGGAACACTCAGTGTCGGCATCGACATCACCGAGCGACTGGAGGAACAACAGGCGCTGCGTGAAAGCAAACAGATCTTTCAGCAGATTTCTGAGCATGTGAATGAGATGCTCTGGGTGAGCTCTGCTGATTTACAAAAAGTGTATTATATCAGTCCGAAATATGAAGAATTCTGGGGGCTGACCTGCCAGAGTGCCTACGACGATGCGACACTCTGGATCGAACGGATCCATCCCGATGATCGAGAGCGGTTAATGCAGAGCATGAACCGAAAAATTCAGGGTGACTTTTCCGAGACGGATTTTCCCCAGTTCCGGGTCGTGCATCCTGATGGGAGCTTCCGCTGGCTGGAAGCCCGTTCGTTTCCCGTCTACAACGAACAGCAGGAAGTGACCCGACTGGTGGGGGTTATCGATGACATCACTCAACGAAAACGGGATGAAGATGCGATACTCAAAGTCAATGAGGAACTGGAAGAGCGGGTCAGGCAGCGTACCTCGGAACTGGCCTGGAAGACTGCCCAGTTCTCCGCGTTGTTTGAGAATTTGCCTGACAAGGTGCTGGTAATCAACCACGATGGGGAAATCGTTAATTTTAACGGCAGTCACCGGGAGCGTCTGTTTTCAGACGTTGATGTCTCGTCAGGCAAAAAAATCTGGGATCTGCTTCCTGATGAAATCAGGTTACCCTTTACCGAAGCAATTCAACGGGTGCAAGCTGAGAGGAAACGGGAGTCGATTGATTACCCGCGGACGATAGAAGGGCAGCAGCATTGGTATCGCGCCCGGGTGCAGCCTTATCTGCAAGATGAGATTCTGATTATTATTGAAGATATCAGTGAGCAGAAAATATCTGAAATCGAACTCAACAAGACGCATGATAAACTGTCCGAGGCACAACGACTTGCGCATATCGGCAGTTGGGAATGGGACGTTACGGACGACTCACTCTGGTGGTCGGAGGAAGTCTTCCGAATTTTTGATCTTCCCTCGGACACATTTCGACCCACTTATCCGTCCTTTCTCAAGACAATCCACCCGGAGGATCGGGGACTGTTGGAACGAGTTGTGGAGCAGTCGATTTTAAATGACCTGCCCTACAGTATCGAACATCGGATCATCCGTCCTGACGGGGAAGTGCGTTATGTACACGAACGGGGCGCCGTGAAAAAAGATACCAGGGGGAACGTCATCAGCATGCATGGGACGGTGCAGGACATCACGGAACGGTATACCGCGGCACGGAAAACGCAGGAATACCGTGACATTCTGGCGCATGCTTCGCGGCTGGCGATCATGGGCGAACTGACGGCAGGCATTTCGCACGAACTCAATCAGCCCCTGACTGCAATGGCGAATTACAGTTCGGCTATGAAAACACGGATTGAGCAGGGGCTGGATGTTTCGGATCTGGTGCAGAGGATTGAAGCTCTCTCCCACCGATCAGGGGATATTGTCCGCAGGTTGAAATCGATGGCCGAAAAGCGACCGCAGGAACTGATGCGGTTTAACATTCTGGACAGTATCCGCAGTACCCTGCAGCTGATCGAATATGAATTGCGTCAGAAACAAATTGATGTGCAACTGGTGTGCGAATCCCGGATGTTGGTGGTCTATGCAGACCGCGTGCAGATTGAGCAGGTGCTTTCGAACCTGTTTCTGAATGCGATGGACGCGATGTCGGAGATGCCATTATCACGCAGGTTGACGATTGAAGTTGCGCCTGCTGGCGAGTTCATGGTGCGGGTCACTGTCTCTGATACCGGTCCCGGAGTGCCTGACGATTTTGTCGGGCAGCTGTTTACGCCATTCACGACCAATAAACAGGGCGGACTGGGAATCGGCCTGTCGCTCAGTCGCTCGCTGGTGGAGGCTTCAGGGGGCAAAATCTGTTACAGCCCGAAGTCGGACAGCGGTGCCTCGTTCGATGTGTTTCTGCCCTGTCGTAAGATGGATGAGTGA
- the clcA gene encoding H(+)/Cl(-) exchange transporter ClcA: MDVNKVEARLRRHLELKQAMWIYLLALIIGLGVGTLGAAFHYCVEQSIQVYKLIVEFLSGYSLLTVLVAAVVGAVMVALSAVLVRKYAPETAGSGIQEIEGVMGELMMLRWRSVLPVKFIGGVLSMGAGLVLGREGPTIHLGGCVGQIVAEQARSDNHTLNTLLAAGATAGLSVAFSAPLGAILFMIEEVRHRFQYSFVALHAVIIASITANLINDQVFGTLPQLPAQLQASLPKMVPPENMLLTFVLTLLLGALIGALGAGFNTVLLKCLHTADRLSAKTMLLIAASVGGVVGALMVSAPDYVGGGEALVKEIFVESPVLGVLMALLVVRAIMTFLSYSMGVPGGIFAPMLALGALLGTSFGSLANQLIPQVELQAAAFAVAAMGALFAATVRAPLTGIVLVAEMTASFQLLPAMIVTCMTASIVAQSLGSRPVYDLLLERTLQRRGLPPETDDTEEPA, from the coding sequence ATGGATGTAAACAAGGTGGAAGCCAGGCTGCGCCGGCACCTGGAGCTCAAGCAAGCGATGTGGATTTATCTGCTGGCGCTGATCATTGGACTGGGTGTTGGTACGCTGGGAGCGGCCTTTCATTATTGTGTCGAACAGTCCATCCAGGTCTATAAACTGATCGTGGAATTTCTCTCCGGATATTCGCTGCTGACAGTGCTTGTGGCAGCAGTCGTGGGGGCCGTGATGGTCGCCCTCTCGGCAGTGCTGGTCCGCAAGTATGCACCGGAGACTGCGGGGAGTGGTATCCAGGAAATCGAAGGTGTGATGGGGGAGCTGATGATGCTCCGCTGGCGGAGCGTGTTGCCGGTGAAGTTTATCGGCGGCGTGCTTTCGATGGGCGCGGGACTGGTTCTGGGACGGGAAGGCCCCACGATTCACCTGGGGGGCTGCGTGGGTCAGATCGTGGCAGAGCAAGCGCGTTCGGATAATCATACTTTGAATACGCTGCTGGCTGCAGGCGCCACCGCGGGATTAAGCGTGGCATTCAGCGCGCCGCTGGGGGCGATCCTGTTTATGATCGAAGAGGTGCGTCACCGGTTTCAGTACAGCTTCGTGGCGCTGCATGCGGTGATCATTGCGAGTATCACCGCGAACCTGATTAACGACCAGGTGTTTGGTACCCTGCCCCAGTTACCGGCGCAGCTGCAGGCTTCGCTGCCTAAAATGGTGCCCCCGGAAAATATGCTGCTCACCTTTGTGTTGACCCTGTTGCTGGGTGCGCTGATTGGTGCGCTGGGAGCGGGCTTCAATACGGTGCTGCTGAAATGCCTGCACACCGCCGATCGTTTGAGCGCCAAGACAATGCTGTTGATCGCGGCTTCCGTGGGTGGGGTTGTCGGGGCTCTGATGGTCAGCGCACCGGATTATGTTGGCGGAGGTGAAGCTCTGGTGAAAGAGATCTTTGTTGAATCACCTGTGCTCGGTGTGCTGATGGCACTGCTGGTGGTGCGGGCGATAATGACCTTTCTGAGTTATTCCATGGGTGTGCCGGGTGGGATCTTCGCTCCCATGTTGGCGCTGGGGGCACTGTTGGGAACGAGCTTCGGTTCACTGGCGAATCAACTGATTCCCCAGGTCGAATTGCAGGCGGCTGCGTTTGCGGTCGCTGCGATGGGGGCTTTGTTTGCTGCGACCGTGCGGGCACCGCTGACGGGAATTGTACTAGTTGCTGAAATGACTGCGAGCTTCCAGTTACTGCCGGCGATGATCGTCACCTGCATGACGGCCAGTATTGTTGCGCAGTCCCTGGGAAGCCGTCCTGTGTATGACCTGCTGCTGGAACGGACGCTCCAGCGCCGCGGGTTACCACCCGAGACAGATGATACAGAAGAGCCTGCCTGA